AATTTTGAAAATGTAATTACTATCTTTTTTAATGAGTATGATAGTAAAATTAAACAAATATTAATCGATGATAACTTAAGTGAGTTGAATGTAATTTCAAAGGATATTAGAGATGCTTTTAAACAACTTCACAATGACCTCATAAGTTTTTTAGATAACTTGATTTGCATAACTTTTGTTGAAGAAAATACAAAATTAAAAGAACTTATTAAAATTGGTATTCACAAACCGGATAATGTATTAATTAATGAAGCTTTTGTTTTATCATTGTTTCTTGATCAGATAATTGGGTTTATAACTTTTGATAATGGAATTTTAAAGTATAATAATGAGATCATTAATCTTTTTTCATCTAAAATACATGTTTTAAATCCTATTGATATTTAGAAACGTTCATTAACGATTATTTAATTATCGTTATTTTTATAAAATAACGGATGTTATATTAATTTAATCAATATCTGTTTTTATCAATGTAGAATGTCTAAAACTTAAGCAATATAATCTTAAACTAATTCAATATTTTAATAGATAATATTTAGGGGGGGGGGGGTTGAATTTTGAATTCAATCAATTTCAAAACAAATTCTTTAATAAAAAATTTTAAAAATACTATAAAAGCTCTTCATCATTGCAAATGTGATTCAAAAACTTATTTTAGGTATAAATCAAAATTAAATATAGATAAAAATGTTGATATGCATATTAAGCAAATTATTTCTGAAATGATGAGTGAAGAAGTTATTGTGAACAATTTTTCAAAAAAATATATAATCACTAATGTCATATCTATTTTAGAGGAAATTCACGATAAAAATGGATTTAACTTAAATAATAATGATTTCAAAAATTTATATTTAAATTTAATTCGAGATTTCGAAAATGAGATTAACAATACAATTGAAAATGAATTTAAAGAATTTGAATTCATTTCGCATATAGATAATTTAAAATTATCTAGGGAAATTAAAATTGCTGATGTAATTTTATTTCCTTATGATTCATCAATTTCAGATTTAGCATATATAAATGATAATGAGTATGTTTCTGATGATTTTTTCAGAGATGATGAAGTCTATGCCAGAACCTGTGTATATGGTTCAAAAGATTATGCTATTAAAAAGTCAGAAGTAAAAATTAAAATGGCTTTAAATATTTTAAAATTTTTACTACCTGGTCATTTAACTAATTTTAATTTAGATGGGGAAACAGTTAAAAATGTTTTTAGAGACTATATCTTTCTTAATTCAAATGAATTATTTGGAGGGGGGGCACGAAAAGTCGGTGATTTTCACTTTTGTTGCGATATTGATGATGAGTTATTAAAAGGGATGTCTTTTAATTTAGAAATTTTGTCTTCATTATTTAAAAATAATAATCGATTTACTTTTGAAAATAATTTATTGTCTGCTATTTATTGGTTTGGTGAGGCAGTTTCTCAAGGCATGATGAAATATAGGGATGCAGATAATAAATATTCAACGGAATTAGATAATTTTGAATATTTTAATGCTTATCCAAAATTGTTAAATCTTATTATTTCTTTAGAAACTGTTTTTATTTATGGTAATGAAGATAAATCTAAAAGTATTTCTTCAAAAGTTTCTGCATTAATTGCAAATCCAGGATATGAAGAATTTATTTCAGAGTTTCTTAAAGAAATATATATTAATAGATCTAAAATAGTACATTCAGGAATTGTATATATTTCCAAAGATGACTTAAATACTTTGGTTAATTATACAAGAGCAGCAATATTTAAGATTGCAGTTATTAACCATTTAAATAGGGATAAAATTTCATATTTTAATAAAATATATGGTGTAATATGACTAATCCTAAAAAACAGCATTATGTTCCTCAGTTTTATTTAAGAAACTTTAAAGATGGGTCTTCTGATAATATAATTAATTGTTTTAATATTAAAACTAAAAAATATTACAAAGCATCTATTGATAAAGTCGCACAAAAGAAATATTTCTATCAATCTTCTAAAAACAATTTAGAATATCAATTATCTTTAATTGAAAAGGAATCTAGTAAATATATTAACAATTTGGTTGAAAATAAGAAATATAAATATTTAAATAATTTAAATATTAGGGCAAATTTATCATATTTCATGTCACTGCAGTTTATTAGAACAAATGATAAACGAGAATGGATAAAGAATCATTCTTATGAATTAAAAGAGGAAATTTCACAAGAAATAAAAATTCCTCTAAAATTTCAAAAGTTATTTGATGAATTTCCTTCAGATGAACATGTGAAAAATTGGCATTTGGAATATATTGAAAAATTTTCTTTGAAATTTTTCAAATATTTTTATTATAAAAAATGGATTTTAATTAAAAACAAGACTAATTTGAATTTTTGGACATCAGATAATCCTATTGCAATTTGGAATCCTATAAATCCTCAAGGTTTATGCAGGAAATGCAGTTTTATTTTCTTTCCACTGAGTTCAAAATTATGCCTATGTCTGGCGGATCCTTTTTATTTTTCTAATTTGGACCAGAGTAGAACTTCAAGTGTTGGAACTAATATTTTAAAGGCAACATCCTTT
Above is a genomic segment from uncultured Methanobrevibacter sp. containing:
- a CDS encoding DUF4238 domain-containing protein yields the protein MTNPKKQHYVPQFYLRNFKDGSSDNIINCFNIKTKKYYKASIDKVAQKKYFYQSSKNNLEYQLSLIEKESSKYINNLVENKKYKYLNNLNIRANLSYFMSLQFIRTNDKREWIKNHSYELKEEISQEIKIPLKFQKLFDEFPSDEHVKNWHLEYIEKFSLKFFKYFYYKKWILIKNKTNLNFWTSDNPIAIWNPINPQGLCRKCSFIFFPLSSKLCLCLADPFYFSNLDQSRTSSVGTNILKATSFKFKEEVDVINNNFLEVDSCNMNIFSKDCDFEVLFNRCH
- a CDS encoding HEPN domain-containing protein, translating into MNSINFKTNSLIKNFKNTIKALHHCKCDSKTYFRYKSKLNIDKNVDMHIKQIISEMMSEEVIVNNFSKKYIITNVISILEEIHDKNGFNLNNNDFKNLYLNLIRDFENEINNTIENEFKEFEFISHIDNLKLSREIKIADVILFPYDSSISDLAYINDNEYVSDDFFRDDEVYARTCVYGSKDYAIKKSEVKIKMALNILKFLLPGHLTNFNLDGETVKNVFRDYIFLNSNELFGGGARKVGDFHFCCDIDDELLKGMSFNLEILSSLFKNNNRFTFENNLLSAIYWFGEAVSQGMMKYRDADNKYSTELDNFEYFNAYPKLLNLIISLETVFIYGNEDKSKSISSKVSALIANPGYEEFISEFLKEIYINRSKIVHSGIVYISKDDLNTLVNYTRAAIFKIAVINHLNRDKISYFNKIYGVI